The DNA segment GCTAAGGAGAATGAAGCTGAGAAGAAAGAGGCTGAAGgtaaagaagaggaagatgagatTTTGGATGACTACTAGatatgtttaaatctttcttTGGTTTAATCTCCAATGAAATGGATTCAACTCTTTATCCTGTGATGGTGCATTGTAAATTTTCAACTTTCATTAGTTATCTTAAGATGGTTGTGTGAGCAGCATGTGAGGTTTTTGTAGTtcactctttttttgtttagacAAGTATTGAAGATTAATGTTTTTAGTTTCACCACTGTTGTAGAACTTAAAGCTATTGTTTGTTCTAGTCTTAGCGCTTTAATCAATTATATGTTGTTGTCCTCTTTAATCAAAAAAAGATACTTACATATACAACATTTTAAATTGAATATTATTCAGGGTCTGGTAGAAACGACCTAcatcaaatataattaaaagtaTGCTTCTTAAATGTCATTGTGACATAGTATATTCTTTCTTTGATTTTAGTCTTAATACCAACTGCCGAATCATTCATGCAACAACTATTCACTTTTGATGCTTTTCGAAATGCATGTACCTATTTATGATCAAATATAGCTTATTACAATGTCCACTAAATTTTATCAAgcattaaaaagtattttatttatattcattAACTATATATGTGTATAAAAACCATGTGAATATCACATGGGTGACGGATTGATGAAGTAGCATGTATATTATATGGTGGGACACAATTCAAATGGATCTTtttgttgtgtgttttatataacTAATTTCTTGCTTCTTTAttgcttttttatatataaaataaatgaattataaCCGATCTTTCTTATCGTAGCATGACAATAATGGCATCAGAAAGTCGCAATGCCAACACAGAAAGCTCCCAATCCACGACGCCCTCTTCTGCATGGCTTAATTTGCTCTCACCTATATACAGAAAGTGTTAcgtaatatttgatttttaatgttcTAATTAATTAGGAAACATATCTTATatattcacaaaaataaaatcaggctaggaaaaggagaaagaaaagtaaaaaagtGTGTTATTTTGCCAACTTCTTGATGAAAAAACTTGTGGAGACTAACGTCAGTCCATGGATCATCttctttttcacttttttttttctctcacatTCTCTGCATCTCTAATATCATAACTTAAAGCTTATCGGATGTTTGAAGATGATCAAATGGATAATCAATTTGTATGCCATCTTCTAAACTTCAATATCTTAACTAGAAGTTAAAATTGCACTCCTAACTCCTAAGTTGTTctcttattttgattttttttttaaaagacaagaaaaaaaacctaaaacattTCATCAATTCTTGAGATTACTTTACACATGTGGCCTTAGATGGATTTAGTAGATtcaaaaactttaatttttctcGAAAACAATAAAGGAACATATAGAGGACATGCTTGATCTTCTCATTGCCTTTACCTCCAAGAAAGTTGCTTTATGTGTGTCTTGATGACCCATCCATGACTCATCCATTACCACAAAGATTCTCAAGTCTCAACTGCCTCTTGCCTCTTTGTATTTCCCTTTAAATATCCTGCCTACCACACGGTTTCATCATCACTATCTCTCATAATCTCTCAACATCAAGatcaagattcaagatcaagatCACCACTCATCCTCCAAGATGACAATGAGCACAGTCCACCAACAAGTTCTTGCACTTCCAGCAGCCAAGACTGCTCCATCAGGTTACTTTCCTGATCCAGCTTCCATCAACAAGCTCCAAATCCCAACATTTTCCAAAAAATCTGAACAAATCAGAAAAAATGTCTTCTGAGAAAGAAGAAAACCGAGAGCTTCACAAACGGAGCTAGAGAACAAAACAAGTTAGGCCCCAAACTGACCGAAACAGTCAAGAGAAAGATATCTTTGGGAGCTAAGATCCTTCAAATGGGAGGCTTAGAGAAGATTTATAAACGGCTCTTTAGAGTCCACGATGAAGAGAAACTCTTCAAAGCTTACCAGTGTTACCTATCCACAACCGCAGGTCCCATTGGAGGCTTACTCTTCATCTCATCAAAGAAGATTGCTTTCTGCAGCGAGAGATCTATCAAAGTGGCTTCTCCTCAGGGAGATCTAACTAGGGTTCACTACAAAGTGTCAATCCCATTGTCCAAGATCAATGGAGTGAACCAGAGTGTAGACACGAAGAAGCCATCTCAGAAGTACCTTGAAGTAGTCACTGTGGATGGCTTTGAGTTCTGGTTCATGGGTTTCTTGAGTAACAAGAAAGCTTTCAACTGTCTTGAGCAAGCACTTTCTGTGAACTTGGAGCAATAACAAGGAGATAGGCTAGAAAAGTTAGACAATATTGtacaaactattttttttttagctttaaCCTTTGGTTATATCCATTGTTGACAAGAGCAAGAGATTGAATATATTTAGCTGATCTCATCTGTTTTCCTTATTTCACAGCTCTATAATGAAATGACTATATAAGACCATATCACAATCTTGACCCTCCAAGCATTTTAGAAGCTTTTGAGATACACAGGATCATCAATCTTCCCCCTAAGACTAAAACCAACAATGAGGCTTAAGAAACGAGGAAGCTATTTCCATTTTAACAAAAAGCAAATCAAAGAGGATGCATTGATCATAACAAAAGCTTTAGGATAACACACACTTTGCTTCATTGTATTACATAGAGAATCAGAGTCTTCAAATATCTAGTGCTGAACAAAACCTATGTGGAAATGACAATGCACAAGAGATAGTCCATTGCAAGGACAACCTATTTACATGCAGAGAAAAGCCGCGAATCCTCCGATGACCAAATATTTCTTGTAGGCTATGGCAAATCGTTTCTCACGTCACAtttaccttttatttttttatagacaTTTTGTTAATGTTCAATTCGATCACGCACACGTCTGAAAATATTAACGATTCAGGATAGACTATTTTATTACACATTTGAGTGTGACCAGTCTTCTTTTTTCGCtcccttttatttatttttaacttttctttGACCAATCGACCATTTCCTAATCCCCActgagtaatatttttttactcatAATTACGTGCCGACATCCATGCTGAATCGGTCGTATATTTAGTCAAAATATCTTATCCGAAAAAGGATATAGACCCCGAAGATGATGAACGCCACTATAAAGCTTCAAATTGAATGGGCTGTGACGGTACATATAATATGGTTTTATATATAGTCAAAGAAATTCCATGATCTCTACAGGATAAATGGGTGGtgcaaaaaaaatctgattgagaaatcatataaaatatgaatttttcaactaTTTGTTAGAACATCAGAGTAGGATGTTACCACGAGGTAATACTCAAtccatttcaaaataatatatgttttattaataaaatatataaaccattaGTTATTAatgcagtttttttttataattttatatttttttatatttctaaaccaataaaacttaaaaatatataattaatatttttaaaattctcaatttttttattattaattgacaaaaaaatatattgtaaatacaaaaaatatctttttgaaacaatttttttttaaacagaaagaatattatttaaacCAATCATAGCTACATTGATTGGATATCGTTTActcaaaaatcataattaacatatacaacattttaaattgaatataattcgGTGCACAAAAAAATGAATACTCGTATAATTCAGGGTTTCGTAGAAACAACCTACTTCAAATTAAATTACATCTATGCTTCTTAAATGTCATTGTGACATATTTTCTTTCTTCGAATTTAGTCTTAATAACAACTGCCGAATCATTCATGTCTTAACAACTAACTAATCATTCACTTTTGACGCTTTTCGAAATACATGTACCTATTTATGATCAACTAGCTTAATACACTAAATTTTATgtcattataataaattataaatttatattcattaactatatatgtatatacacaaCCATATGAATATCACGCGGGTGACGAATTGATGAAGTAGCATGTATACTATATGGTGGTATCCAATTCAAATGGATcttctttttgtgtgtttatttaAGTATTCTTTTGCTTATCTATTCACAGATCTATCTAAACCGATCTTTCTTATCGTAGCATGACAATAAAGATATAAAGGCATCAGAACAGAAAGTCGCAATGCCAACGCAGAAAGGTCCAAAGCCACGACGGCCGCTTCTGCATGGCTCAATTTGCTCTCACCTATTCAAAAAGTGTTAcgtaatatttgatttttaatgttcCAGTTAATTAGGAAACATATCTTATCTCCTCTACATATGTAGATATATgtggaaaaaataaaatcaggctgaaaaaaggagaaaagaaaagtaaaaaaagtttGCTATTTTGCCAACTTGTGGTAAAAAAGCTTATCGGAGACTAACGTCATTGCATGGATCATCTTTCcttctttaactttttttttcttttttcacctTTTCGACATTCTAATATCATATGGATAATCAATTTACATGGCAAGTTTCAATATGTTAACTAGAAACTTAtacctgatttatgaatgcaatgttcaaaaaaaaaaacttataaatgtCTCGAGACATTTGAAGATAATCCATGAAATTGCATTTATAATTAAGTTCtgttatttggaaaaaaaaaaaaaaacctaaaacattTCATAAGTTCTTGAGATTACTTTACCACTTGTAGGCCTTAGATAGATTTAGAAGCTGCAAAACCTATGTCTCCTTtaactatataattaatttatttcagaaaacaataaagaaaaaatagaggatATGCTTGATCTTTTCATTGCCTTTACCCCCAAGAAAGTGGCTTTATGTGTGTCTTGATGACCCATCCATGACTCATCCATTACCACAAAGGTCAAGTCTCAACGATTCAGAGTATGTTTTAACCGTCTCTTCTCTCTTTGTCTTTCCCTTTAAATAACCTTCCCATTACACGgtttcatcatcaccatcactcATAATCCCTCTCTTTCTCAAGATCAAGAttcaagattcaagatcaagatCACCACTCAATCCTCCAAGATGACAATGAGCACAGTCCACCAACAAGTTCTTGCACTTCCAGCAGCCAAGACTGCTCCATCAGGTTACTTGTCTGACCTAGCTTCCATCAATAACCTCCAAATCCCAACCTCTTCCAAGAAATCTGaacaaatcaagaaaaaatatattctgaaaaagaagaaaaccgaTAGCTTCACAAACGGAGATAGAGATCAAAACAAGTTAGGTCCCAAGCTGACTGAAACAGTCAAGAGAAAGCTATCATTGGGAGCTAAGATCATTCAAATGGGAGGCTTAGAGAAGATTTATAAACGTCTTTTCAGAGTCCACGAAGAAGAGAAACTCTTCAAGGCGTACCAATGTTACCTATCCACAACCGCAGGTCCCATAGCAGGCTTACTCTTCATCTCATCAAAGAAGATTGCTTTCTGCAGCGAGAGATCTATCAAAGTGGCTTCTCCTCAGGGAGATCTAACCAGGGTTCACTACAAAGTGTCAATACCATTGTGCAAGATCAATGGAGTGAACCAGAGTGTGGACACGAAGAAGCCATCTCAGAAGTACCTAGAAGTAGTCACTGCGGATGGCTTTGAGTTCTGGTTCATGGGTTTCTTGAGCTACAAGAAAGCTTTCATCTGTCTCGAGCAAGCGCTTTCTCTGAGCATGGAGCTATAACAAGGCTATGGCTGAAGAGGAaacatttcatttttaatgaGGAGATAGCCTAGAAAAGTTAGACAATATTGtacaaactaaatttttttatagctTTAACCCTTTGGTTATCCATTGTTGACAAGAGCAAGAGACTGAATATATTTAGCTTCTCTCATATATTTTCCTTATGTCATAGTTTTCTTTTGCACCATAACGTgaccaaagaaaatataatgaCATGAGTATGACCATATCATAATCTTGACCTCCAAGCATTTAGAAACTTTTGAGATTTACAGGATCATCAATCTTCCTCCTAAGACAAATAAAGCCAACAATGATCGAGGCTTAAGAAACCAGGAGGATTCTTccattttaacaaaaatcaaatcaatcatAACAAAAGCTTTAGGATAACACACACTTTGCTCCATTGTATTACATGGAGAATCAGAGTCTTCAAGTACCTAGTGCCtgaacaaaattaatatatgtggAAATGACAATGCACAGGAGAGAGTGCATCAGCATAGCAAAGCCACCCATCTACATGCAAAGAAAAG comes from the Brassica napus cultivar Da-Ae unplaced genomic scaffold, Da-Ae ScsIHWf_1541;HRSCAF=2142, whole genome shotgun sequence genome and includes:
- the LOC125597795 gene encoding putative GEM-like protein 8, whose translation is MTMSTVHQQVLALPAAKTAPSGYLSDLASINNLQIPTSSKKSEQIKKKYILKKKKTDSFTNGDRDQNKLGPKLTETVKRKLSLGAKIIQMGGLEKIYKRLFRVHEEEKLFKAYQCYLSTTAGPIAGLLFISSKKIAFCSERSIKVASPQGDLTRVHYKVSIPLCKINGVNQSVDTKKPSQKYLEVVTADGFEFWFMGFLSYKKAFICLEQALSLSMEL